The following coding sequences are from one Lolium rigidum isolate FL_2022 chromosome 6, APGP_CSIRO_Lrig_0.1, whole genome shotgun sequence window:
- the LOC124661668 gene encoding very-long-chain (3R)-3-hydroxyacyl-CoA dehydratase PASTICCINO 2A-like codes for MAAALKRAYLAVYNWAVFSGWAQVLYYAVTTLLRSGHQDVYAAVERPLQLAQTAAVLEIIHGLVGLVRSPISATLPQIGSRLFVTWGILWSFPETTTHILVSSLVISWSITEIIRYSFFGTKELLGSAPSWLQWLRYSSFLIMYPTGISSELGLIYIALEYIKASEKYSFRLPNAWNYSFDYFYASIMVLLIYVPGSPHMYTYMLGQRKKALSKSKTM; via the exons atggcggcggcacTCAAGCGCGCCTACCTCGCCGTCTACAACTGGGCCGTCTTCTCCGGATG GGCTCAGGTGCTCTACTACGCCGTCACCACGCTGCTCCGGTCGGGCCACCAGGACGTCTACGCCGCCGTCGAGAGGCCGCTCCAGCTCGCCCAGACCGCCGCCGTCCTCGAG ATCATCCACGGGCTCGTCGGCCTGGTGCGGTCGCCGATATCGGCCACGCTGCCGCAGATCGGATCGCGGCTCTTTGTCACCTGGGGCATCCTCTGGAGCTTCCCGGAG ACCACGACACACATTCTCGTGAGCTCCTTGGTCATCAGCTGGTCCATCACAGAG ATCATTAGATATTCATTCTTCGGCACTAAAGAACTTCTCGGATCTGCCCCATCGTGGCTTCAATGGCTTAG GTATAGCTCCTTCCTAATCATGTACCCAACCGGCATCAGCAGCGAGCTTGGGCTGATATACATTGCTTTGGAGTACATTAAG GCGTCAGAGAAGTACTCGTTTAGATTGCCCAACGCATGGAATTATTCGTTTGATTATTTTTATGCATCAATCATGGTGCTTCTAATTTACGTTCCAG GGAGCCCGCATATGTACACCTACATGCTTGGGCAGCGCAAGAAGGCTCTCTCAAAGTCGAAGACCATGTAA